The segment GAAATTTTTCAGGATTTACTTCGTGCATCATTTCATAAACAGTGTCAAAAACATCTTCTGTTGACGGTTTCGAGAAATAGTCTCCGTCCGAAGCATATGCCGGCCTGTGTTCTTTGGCAGTTAATGTTTTAGGAGGACTGTCGAGGTAATTATATGCTTTTTGTTGCTCAATAATTCGTTGAAGAATGAAGGCTGAAGCACCATGTGGCAAATCTTCATCAATAACCAATAAGCGATTTGTTTTTGAAATTGATTTTGCAATATCGTGATTTATATCAAATGGAAGTAGTGATTGAATGTCAATAACCTCTGCATGAATTCCAATTTCAGCCAGTTGTTTTGCAGCATCTTCTACAAGATGGAATGTGGCCCCATATGAAACAAGGGTTATATCGCTACCTTCGCGAGTGATTTCTACCTGCCCTACGGGCGTTCTGTATTCCCCTAAATTATTTGGAAGCTTTTCTTTTTTTCTGTATCCGTTAAGCGGTTCTATAACAAGTCCCGGTTCGTCGGATTGTAAAAGAGTGTTATAGAATCCGGCTGCTTTAGTCATGTTTCTTGGAACCAGTACATTTACTCCCCGTATTGCATTAATTATTTTACCAAGTGGAGATCCTGCATGCCAAACTCCTTCAAGCCTGTGACCGCGGGTTCTTACTATCATCGGAGCTTTTTGTTGCCCCATTGTGCGGTAATGAACCGTAGCTAAATCATCACTCATAGTTTGAATAGCGTACATCAGATAGTCCAGATATTGAATTTCTGCAATCGGTCTCAGACCTCTCATGGCCATTCCTATTCCCTGACCTATGATTGTAGCTTCCCTTATACCTGTATCTGCAACTCTGGTTTCTCCGTGTTTAGCCTGAAGCCCTTCCAGTCCTTGATTAACATCGCCAATAAAACCGGTATCTTCACCAAATGTCAGCACCTCCGGACGTGTTGTAAATACCTTGTCAAAATTATCCCGGATTATAATTCGGGCATCAACAAGAGGTGAATTTTCATCATATGCAGCTTCTATTGCTTCTATTTTATGAGCTGCATTTTCTGTTTCGCTCCAAACATGCGAACTGAATTTACACTGATTGTCAATGTTAAACTGTTTTACCCAACTTTGTAGTTTATGCTTGGTGTCGATATCTTCATTTCTTACATAACGCAGGGCTTTCCTAACCGAAGAAATCGATTCTTTAAATCCCGGTTCTTTAATTGCGGCCAGTTCTTTGGTGAGATTGTTAATTAAATCAGCATTTTTACTTTTACTGCCTAAGTCTTTTAGCATTAAGAAAACTTCTTTTTGAACCTCTTTTATTGGTGTTATATAGTCATTCCATGCTGAAGTTTTGTGTTCTCTGACAAGTTTCTTAGCTTCTTGTTCTATATTTTCTATGATAGATTCATCATCAACAATTTTCTTTTCAAGAATCCACTCACGCATTTTTTTTATGCCATCGTGATCTTTTTCCCACTGCAGTCTTTCTTTATTCTTATATCTTTCGTGCGATCCCGAAGTGGAGTGTCCCTGAGGTTGGGTTAATTCGATTACATGTACCAATACCGGGACATGTTCTTCCCGTGCAATTTTTTCGGCTTTTATATAAGTTTCAATTAGTGCCGGATAATCCCACCCTTTAACTACAAAAATTTCAAAACCTTTTTTGTTTTCATCCCTTTGGAAGCCTTTAAGTGCTTCTGATATATTTTCTTTTATTGTTTGATGTTTAGCATGTACCGATATACCATATTCATCGTCCCAAACCGACATTATCATAGGTACCTGCATTACTCCTGCAGCATTCATGGTTTCCCAGAATAATCCTTCTGAAGTACTCGCATTACCTATAGTTCCAAATGCAAC is part of the Bacteroidota bacterium genome and harbors:
- a CDS encoding thiamine pyrophosphate-dependent enzyme, with the translated sequence MDNSGTNTDQQLSFEEFRKEILNDYHIACESRETSLIGRREVLTGKAKFGIFGDGKELPNLAMSKVFRKGDFRSGYYRDQTFMMAKGILTPKQIFAAIFAHADLEKEPTSGGRQMGGHFATKSLDENGNWVNLMEQYNSSADISPTAGQMPRLLGLAQASKVYKEIEDLKDWTNFSNNGNEVAFGTIGNASTSEGLFWETMNAAGVMQVPMIMSVWDDEYGISVHAKHQTIKENISEALKGFQRDENKKGFEIFVVKGWDYPALIETYIKAEKIAREEHVPVLVHVIELTQPQGHSTSGSHERYKNKERLQWEKDHDGIKKMREWILEKKIVDDESIIENIEQEAKKLVREHKTSAWNDYITPIKEVQKEVFLMLKDLGSKSKNADLINNLTKELAAIKEPGFKESISSVRKALRYVRNEDIDTKHKLQSWVKQFNIDNQCKFSSHVWSETENAAHKIEAIEAAYDENSPLVDARIIIRDNFDKVFTTRPEVLTFGEDTGFIGDVNQGLEGLQAKHGETRVADTGIREATIIGQGIGMAMRGLRPIAEIQYLDYLMYAIQTMSDDLATVHYRTMGQQKAPMIVRTRGHRLEGVWHAGSPLGKIINAIRGVNVLVPRNMTKAAGFYNTLLQSDEPGLVIEPLNGYRKKEKLPNNLGEYRTPVGQVEITREGSDITLVSYGATFHLVEDAAKQLAEIGIHAEVIDIQSLLPFDINHDIAKSISKTNRLLVIDEDLPHGASAFILQRIIEQQKAYNYLDSPPKTLTAKEHRPAYASDGDYFSKPSTEDVFDTVYEMMHEVNPEKFPEIYNFKYSDLLIGYK